TAATTATTGCTTACAGCAAATAAAGTCGCATCCTAATTTCAAATATCTGCAAGCGCCAATTGAAAGCGTTTTTAGTGATGAAAAAGGGGCAGGTATACTGGTTGGTGACAAATTAATAAGAAGTCAATTTGTATTTAACAGCATCTTATTTACTAAGCCGCAGTTGTCAGCCAGGCAGTGTTGGCTGTTGCAACATTTTAAAGGTTGGTATATTAAAACCGAGCAGCCAGTCTTTAATTCAGCTATAGGCACGTTAATGGATTTTAGGACCTCACAGGAACAAGGGGCTACCTTTTTTTATGTACTGCCTTTTTCACCTACAGAAGCCTTAGTAGAATACACGTTATTTTCTGATAAGCTGTTAGAATCGCAAATTTATGATGCAGCCTTGCGGCAATACATTTCTATTAAAGTAGGCATTACGGATTATCAAATAATAGAAGCAGAGTATGGTGTAATACCTATGACTAATTATAAGTTCTCTAAAAGACAAGGAAACATTGTTAACATAGGAACTGCCGGTGGACAAACAAAAGCATCCAGCGGATACACCTTCCAGTTTATTCAGAAAAAGAGTAGGGCGCTAGTAGATAGTTTAATACAGTATGGGCATCCCTTTAATGCGCCATCTGATAGCTCTCGTTTTCATTTTTACGACAGTGTGTTATTAAACATTCTGCATAAGCGGACACTGCAGGGAGCAGCTATTTTTACAGAATTATTTAAGAAGAACAAAGCAAGTAAAGTGTTTGCTTTTTTAGATAATGAAACTACACTTGCGGATGAGTTGAAGATCATCAGTACATTACCTACATTACCTTTTACCAAGGCGGCTTTACAGCATCTAGCATTTTAA
This genomic interval from Flavisolibacter tropicus contains the following:
- a CDS encoding lycopene cyclase family protein encodes the protein MNSSESYDYIIAGAGCAGLSLAVHLIQSRKFTDKKILLVDQQTKNRNDRTWCFWEKGTGLFESIVYKKWQQLTFHAEECSKTLDIAPYTYKLIRGIDFYNYCLQQIKSHPNFKYLQAPIESVFSDEKGAGILVGDKLIRSQFVFNSILFTKPQLSARQCWLLQHFKGWYIKTEQPVFNSAIGTLMDFRTSQEQGATFFYVLPFSPTEALVEYTLFSDKLLESQIYDAALRQYISIKVGITDYQIIEAEYGVIPMTNYKFSKRQGNIVNIGTAGGQTKASSGYTFQFIQKKSRALVDSLIQYGHPFNAPSDSSRFHFYDSVLLNILHKRTLQGAAIFTELFKKNKASKVFAFLDNETTLADELKIISTLPTLPFTKAALQHLAF